The proteins below come from a single Pararge aegeria chromosome 23, ilParAegt1.1, whole genome shotgun sequence genomic window:
- the LOC120634215 gene encoding heparanase, whose amino-acid sequence MGAKFKLVLLPVIILSYLALIDADSYSVVVGTEEHVNLVDAKFLSFTIDPKYLFSSSEKYNSKECICMATSLTPAYIRIAGPSTSRMRFRNSTIAIEQGPPRRLTLSKLYSDEDDSDYRTNLAVTHSKWEKFVHWAKSTGFDLVFALNNHDKTAAGMWDPNTTLNIFTVADKANIGPMFWQLGYECKNQSIEEYLNDLETLRVIIETFPSGKAGGWQVVGGDVTHCLQADSKSDFKDYITLSNDMMDAILLNGNSSSQELERLSEKDRYKLLKLLSTSDTPLWLTEHNYLTSELERAADWMTSLGYSARNGFSVHYRELKENELYEPTLSFYMALLFKNLVGERVLNVDIEASQAILFAHCTSLRRKPVPGAVTFYGANMDDEPARFSIKMAKKELGGDIMQFILGHDRNGNIVVNGRAMYYEGDIRPVVKRVRPYKTLLINLPPKSFGFWVLANTKVKACFDTHNSEKPAANTSDENEEDNFIKTKRSLNRKVRDVHDLPYSEVLPDENVEIRKNNNDLKEAIVKINKDLKEALGRISKTNQTISKRSTSKDLDQNTTKRSRRQSFSEDDEKQKKPKKYKSKLRQSFDNDSFKNKLLRKLSKITKDHLPRSNYKSKRLRGFKRSYRVKSKRNLKDEIISTSPKKYTKVAKLENTEVPIKNKETKKDNSDDNNLLRNRRSVNNKNKLIYDEEESSENEIDVDDKESFKLGKILHKLKRLSDLPKELQDKDNNEYDEESNEGILLKTKVTGDGAFIDISEKSNSGVVKSTLQEIMTLLADFNRNINRFWAAMTLLE is encoded by the exons TAAAGAATGCATCTGCATGGCGACCTCGCTCACGCCAGCGTACATCCGGATAGCAGGTCCGTCCACTTCGCGCATGCGTTTCCGGAACTCCACCATCGCCATCGAGCAGGGCCCGCCCAGGAGACTCACCCTGAGCAAACTGTACAGCGATGAAGACG ATTCCGATTATAGAACAAACTTAGCAGTAACACACAGCAAATGGGAGAAGTTCGTCCACTGGGCCAAGAGCACTGGCTTCGATCTGGTGTTCGCGCTCAACAATCATGATAAGACAGCCGCCGGCATGTGGGATCCCAACACTACGCTGAACATCTTCACGGTGGCCGATAAGGCAAACATTGGACCAATGTTCTGGCAGCTGGGATACG AATGCAAGAACCAATCGATAGAAGAATACCTCAACGATCTAGAAACTCTTCGTGTGATCATCGAGACCTTTCCATCAGGCAAGGCTGGCGGGTGGCAGGTGGTGGGCGGTGATGTGACACATTGCTTGCAGGCGGACTCCAAGAGCGACTTCAAAGACTACATCACTCTGTCCAACGATATGATGGACGCTATACTCCTTAATGG TAACTCATCATCCCAGGAGCTAGAACGTCTGTCAGAGAAGGACCGCTACAAGCTGCTCAAGCTGCTCAGCACCAGCGACACCCCACTTTGGTTGACGGAGCACAACTACCTGACCAGTGAGCTCGAGCGCGCTGCCGATTGGATGACCAGCCTAGGGTACTCTGCGAGAAACGGGTTCTCTGTGCATTATCGGGAACTGAAGGAGAATGAACTTTACGAACCTACTTTG AGCTTCTACATGGCCCTGCTCTTCAAGAATCTGGTAGGAGAGAGAGTCCTCAACGTGGACATAGAGGCGTCTCAAGCCATACTCTTCGCGCACTGTACATCGCTGCGCCGAAAACCGGTGCCCGGCGCTGTGACCTTCTATGGAGCGAACATGGACGACGAACCCGCGCGGTTCTCCATCAAGATGGCGAAGAAGGAGCTGGGTGGGGATATTATGCAGTTCATTTTAGGGCACGATCGAAATGG GAACATAGTTGTAAACGGCCGAGCTATGTACTACGAAGGTGATATTCGCCCTGTTGTTAAACGTGTCCGTCCGTACAAAACTCTTCTTATTAATCTCCCGCCAAAATCTTTTGGATTTTGGGTACTTGCCAACACTAAAGTTAAAGCTTGTTTCGATACACATAATAGTGAGAAACCTGCCGCTAATACTTCTGATGAAAATGAGGAAGAcaattttatcaaaactaaACGGTCTTTAAACAGAAAAGTAAGAGACGTTCATGATTTACCCTATTCCGAAGTTTTACCTGACGAAAATGTAGAgataagaaaaaacaataatgaTTTGAAAGAagcaattgtaaaaataaataaagatttaaaggAAGCTTTAGGAAGAATATCAAAAACGAATCAAACAATTTCCAAACGATCCACATCTAAAGATTTAGACCAAAATACGACTAAACGTTCCAGGCGTCAATCTTTCAGTGAAGATgatgaaaaacaaaagaaaccaaaaaaatacaaatcaaaattACGACAAAGTTTTGATAACGATTCATTCAAAAACAAACTACTTAGAAAACTCTCCAAAATTACAAAAGATCATTTACCAAGAtcaaattataaatcaaaaagATTGAGAGGTTTTAAAAGAAGTTACAGGGTTAAGtcaaaaagaaatttaaaagatGAAATAATATCTACATctccaaaaaaatatacaaaagtagcCAAGTTGGAAAATACTGAAGTACCaatcaaaaataaagaaactaagAAAGACAATTCAgatgataataatttgttaaGAAATCGTAGAAGCGTCAATAACaagaataaacttatatatgaCGAAGAAGAGTCGTCAGAAAATGAAATAGATGTGGATGATAAAGAATCTTTTAAACTCGGAAAGATTctacacaaattaaaaagattAAGCGATTTACCTAAAGAATTACAGGACAAAGATAATAACGAATACGATGAAGAATCAAATGAAGGGATACTTTTAAAAACGAAAGTAACAGGCGACGGTGCTTTTATTGATATCAGTGAGAAATCTAATTCTGGTGTCGTAAAATCGACACTCCAAGAAATTATGACTTTGTTGGCTGATTTCAATAGAAATATCAATAGGTTTTGGGCCGCAATGACCCTGTTAGAGTGA